The Arachidicoccus terrestris genome includes the window CATTATCTGGATATACTTTCATGTATTTGATCTTTCAACATCCCTCTCATCAAGAGTTACTGTCTTCAAAACGACAATTCATCCGGCAACATCAAAACTCAATGATAAAGTCCTGCTTCACCTTATTTTCATTTCTAAAAAAAACAATCCCGATAAAGAATAAATCTATAGACAGTGTCACCTCCGGCCTGCTTTTAATTTCTTCCCAGGCTTCCTCCATCCCCGCACTCCAATGAATATCATCAAACACGATCACTGAATTTTCCCTTACCAAAGGTAGCAACTCCTGAAAATATCTGAGCGTAGGTTCTTTTCTGTGATTGCCGTCAATAAAGACAAAATCCAGGTGCCGTTTTTCCGACCTTAAGCGATCTATCAGACCAGAGAGCTGGTCGTCAAAATTGCCTTCGATCAATTCAATGTTACTTAATTGCAGCTCACTAAAATTATGGCGGGCTACTTCTGCAATAGCGGGTGCGCCTTCCATTGTGAATACCTGTGCATTTTTGTTACCATTTGCCAGATAAGCGGTTGTGACACCAAAACAGGTACCCAGCTCCAGGATAGTGCCTGGCTGCCATTGCTGTACCATCCTGAATAGTAATCTGCTATACTTTTTAGGTTTCAGTGATGATCTGGCTATGTCTCCGATTCTGCGGCTCCGGTTGGAGATAACACGGGAACCTGCCCCAAAATCCTCCACTTCCACGGATCGCTGATCCGTTTTGAGAATACGCCTGAGTGCCGCGAGCGGCTGATAACAAGGATAGTTTCTCTTATCTCTTAACACCTCACGCACAAAGCTGTACACAAAGGGTGAATGAATGCCATGCCCTTTACCATTTAAAGCGTTTTTTCTGTACTGCAGGTATTTACGGACTAAGGTATATTTTGAAAACATGGCGCAAATATACTATGGCCTAGGGAATTAAGCGGGAATTCCTGCATGCTAAGCTGTGTAAATATTTATATTATATCCGGCATTAATATATCAGGCCCGACAGCTTGTTCTTGTCGGGCCTGATTGTTGTTTCAACTTCGTTTACATAAGCGACTTACATGCCACCGCCCATATCGCCGCCCTGGCCGCCCATGTCTCCGCCGCCGTCACCGCCCTGGCCTTCCGGCCCGGACTGCGCTTTGCGTTTGAAAAGCGACTTATCGATCTGTCCAAATCTCCAGCTGAGCGTAAAACGGACAATCCTGGGCGTACGGAAGCGGCTGGAATACTCTTCCGTAATAGCGGTCCTGGAATAAGAATCGTGTTTACTGGTACCAAAGATATCACCGATGGAGGCTGTCAGGGAAAGTGAATTACCTTCACCCCATTTCCAGTCTTTTTTGACGGCCGCATCTATGCGATAATAAGGAGAGATATATCCCTGAGCAGTACCCAGGTTGCTACCACCAAATCCGCCACGGCGATTACCATCGCCGTTCGGCAAAACAGTTTTGGCATGGTAATCTCCGGACACCTGCACGGAGAATCCAGCCGGCAACTTAAAGGTATTATTCAGCTTGGCGAACCAGCTCCAACGCTGATTACGGATATTTTCTCCCGACAGGGACCTGGTATTGATAATAGAATTAAACAAATTGATATTTCCCGTCAGATCCCACATTTTAAATAAAGTCATCTTATCAGTCAGCTCAAGACCATAGGTATAACTGGTATTCGCATTGATATAGCTATTAACGATCGTTGAGTCATTGGACGGATCTATCTTGGAATCAATATACTGATACCGGGTAATCATATCCATAGTCTGCCGCATGTAGGCACTCATCAGGAAATTGCTGTTGGTACCATAACGGATATTATAATTCAGTTCAAATAAGTTGGTAAACTCTGGCTTCAGATTGGAATTACCCACCCGGATATTATAAGGATCCGAATAATCATAAACGGGTATTAACTGCCAGAAACTGGGCCGGTCCGTTTTGCGGGAATAACTAGCCTGGATATCCTGTCTGTCCGTAATCGTATAAGTCAAAAATGCACTGGGGAATAGATTCAGCGGATAATTCACGGAAAATGGCGTAAAAGACTTTCCATCAATTGTATAATTCTTACCACTGTATTCATATCGTTCCGCTCTCAGTCCTAATTGATAAGCCAGCTTCTCACTCAGGCGGGAAGACCAGATGCCATAAGCTGCCAAAACCTTCTCATCATAGGAATACAAACTGGACACTCTGGTATTGAGTTTCATGCCATCCAGGCCGGTAGCCGTTCCTGTTGAATCCTCATACTGATAATTGGAATTGTCACTGTTTCGGCTATCAAAGCGGATTCCCGCCTCAATCTTATCATTCTCTGTAATAGGGTTCACATAATCTGCATCAAGTGTATATCTTTTACGTTTACCATCCCCAAAGGTCGTTCTCAAAATATTGGGAATGCGTGGGTCCGTAAAGTCCGGGGTATTATAAATACCGGTGTTCAGATCAGAATAATTCCCATTATCAGAATTGCTGTAGCGGGCATCAAAGGTCAGATTGTGATCGCCGTCTTCATTAAACAGATGCTTATAGGATAATTCGCCCCTCATATCTTTAAAGTGAAATCCGGAGGTCGAGGTCAGTCTGCTATAAGAATAGGCGTCCCCTCCTGCCAGAGAGTCAACGAATTGAGGCTGTTCCTGATCAAAAGTTCCTTTAACATACCGGCCCTCCAGGGTAATCGTATTACGGTCATCCATAAGAAAGTCCACTCCAGCATTATAAAAGCTGAAAGCGCCTGTGTTATGAGACGTTCCCGTCTGAACAATAGAGGTATCATTTGTCAGGAAGTTACGCGTCGTAGAATTCTCAGATTTAGAATCACGTCCACGGTGCATCCCTCTGGCAAAAAAGTTGAATTTGCCCTGGCGAAAAGCAAAATCACCACCAAAATTAAGCGCTCCGCGGGTATCTACACCTGCCGTAAGGCCTCCGTGGTAACCACTTTTACGATCTTTTTTCAAAACGATATTGATAATACTGCCTCCATTACTGGATGCATCAAATTTCGCAGAAGGATTGGTGATTAGTTCCACCTTATCAATGATATCTGAAGGAATCTGATCGAGTGTCAGTGTCGTGGGCTTGCCATCGATGAATAATTGCGGCGATCCTCCTCTGAGCGTTACGTTACCATCCAGGTCAACGTCTACGGAGGGGATCTGGGCCATCACCTCCTGTGCAGTCTGTCCCGTGCTTACCAGGCTCTGAGCCACACTGAAGATCTTACGGTCCACACCCATTTTAAAAAACTGATCAGAAGTCGCATTAACCGTTACGTCCTTCAACTTGGAACTCGTGGTAACCATTTTAATAGTGCCCAGATCCTGTGGCGTACCGTCAGTAGTAAGGCTAAAAACCTTTTGATACGTTTCATGGCCAACAACAGCAACGATCAATTTTAATTTAGAAGGCGTAGGAAGGTTGCCTAATTCAAAAGTTCCATCATTTTTGGAAATCATGCTGCCCACCAGGAGTTGACGGACCTGGTGGCTGGAGGTATCCAGAACGTCCTGATAGACCTGGATGGAAGCACTGGCAATAGGCGTCCCCGACTCCTGTTCTGTCACCAAACCTTTGATGGTTCCATTTTTCTGGGTAGACACAATAATATCCGTAGTAGCTGTGGATTGCTGACTAAATACTGAAGTACTTGCTAATGTAGTGGCTAATAATAATGCTGCGGTAATAAATTTCATAAATGTTAAACTAATCAGAATTTTCAGCGTCTGAGTAAAATCAATAAGCGTTATTCTTACGAATAAAAGAAGTAATTAATAAATGTGTGTTATAGAAATAAGCCGTTTGGAATCCGATGCAAAGATGTGATTTAAAATACATTAACATTGTTATTGAATTACAAATAGCCATCCCTGTAGACCTTTTTTATGGCCAATAGTTAAGGGAGCTATTCTTAAAATCGGTGAATCAGGCAAAAGATTAGGTGAACTAAAACACCAAAATTCCCATCACCAGCCCATACAGTAACCCAAAAACAAAAGCACCCAGTTTTATCTTAAAAAACAGCCGGCTTCCTTTTTGTTTCAGACCTGAAACATAACCATATACGGCAGCAGATTGCAGTTTCTCTGTTAACAAAGGGTAAAGACGATCGTCATCCAGCAACCGATCGGCATATTGACCGATTAATTGCGGAAATAACACTTTAATTTCAGCTACGAATACTTCTTTGATCTGGCCGATCGTCTTATCACCGATCAGCATGGCAATCATGGGCATGGACTTGGGCAGTTTTTCCCGCAGAAAAAAATCGATATGAGATTCAATATGTGGCATCAGTGTCTCGATTTTTTCTTCAGCAGTGATAGCTTCCATCAGGTGATCTTTATGGGTGATCAGCTCTTGATAGATAATGTCGGCCAGTTTCTGGCTGATCTTTTTAAAATTTGCCGGAACGATTCCCTGGATAGGAATGCCTGCCAGTCTTACAGGCCTCTCGGGTTTAAATAACAGATAGATCATTACCGAAACGCATAACCAGCAACCGATCGCATTTACCAGAGAGGATATCAGAATAGAGGACATAATCGTAAATAATAAAATAATTTCTGTACTAAAATTACATCTAATTTATCACAGTAGTTTCTTGTCTAACGGTTGTACGCTAGAAGGAAAATACCTTTGTTTGCAATTGAACATAATCAGACAGATCCCGTAATAATAAAATAACCATAATCGTCTGCTAACAATTATGGTTATTTAACTGATCTATAAATAGTTATAAGGGAGAACAATGGGTCTCGAACCCACGACCTTTGGAACCACAATCCAACGCTCTAACCAACTGAGCTATGCTCTCCGTTTCGGGTTGCAAAGATATACAATCTACCATCTCTTCCAAATATTTCAGAAAAAAAATATTGCGCATTTCTTATAAAATTATCACCGAAACACTAAAAAACTGCCAAATATATTAGCGGGGTTTATTTTTTTCGATAACAAGGAAGATTATTAAAATCTAATTGTTTATGTTTACCTTCGATTATTTTCTAATAAGATGATTTATAAAATATATAACTTTATGATGAGTAAAAAAGCGCTGCCCGTATTCGCACTGGTTTTGATGGGTGGTATTCTGGGCGCTCTTTCCTGTAGAGGCAGTAATGAAAATGATACCCTGACACGGCAGCAGCAGCTCCTGGTCGGCCTGGGTATGATTATAGAGCAACGCCATTATTCTCCTAAAACAATAGACGATAATTTCTCTAAGGAGATTTTTGATAAGTTTCTCAGCTCGCTGGATGCGGAAAAGAATATTTTCCTGAAATCCGACATTGAGAAGCTTTCCGTATACAAAACTTCCATAGATGACGAGATTCATGGCCGTGCCGCCATGGAATTCTATCCCACTGCCATCGGCATATTTCAGCAGCGCATCGCGCAACTAAAGCCGCTTTATCATCAAATTCTGTCCAAGCCTTTTGATTTTACCAAAGAGGCCATGTACCAGCCCGTTAGCGACAGCCTGGATTATCCGGTTGACACCACAGCAGCGAAAGAAGCCTGGCGCGAACGCTTAAAATACCGTACGCTGGTCGCCTACAACGATTTGCTGTCCCAGAAAGCGAAAGCGAAGCCAACGGATTCCCTGGCTAAAAAATCTGATGCCACCCTGGAAAAAGAAGCACGTGAGACCGTTAAATCCTATTACGACCGGTATTTTGATAAACGGTTCAATCCCAAGACTTTTAATGCCACACAACAGTTCAGCTTATTTGTCAATACCATTACCCATGAAATGGACCCCCACTCTGATTATATGCCACCACTCGATCAGCGTGAATTCAATGAAGAAATGAGTAACCGGTTTTATGGCATTGGTGCCTTACTCATGGAAAAAAACGGTCAGATCAGTATCGAATCTGTTATCGCAGGCGGTGCTGCCTGGAAGAGCAAAAAGATCAGTAACGGAGATATTATTCTTAAGGTCGCCACCGGGGATGCCCCGCTCATGGACCTGAGCGGTTATGAAGTGACAGAAGCTGTAAAATTTATCCGCGGTGCCAAAGGATCAACGGTCCGGCTCCAGATCAAGAAGGCTTCAGATGGTACTGTTGAGACTGTCAGTCTGATCCGTGAAGAGGTCAAACTGGATCAGGCAGCAGCTAAAAGCCTTATAATCAATGAGAATAACAACAAGATCGGCTATTTAAGCTTACCGCAGTTTTATGCGGATTTCCAGGATGATAAAGGTGCCAGATCAGCAACGGACGTTGCAAAAGAAATAAAGAAACTCAAAGCAGCCGGCATCAACGGACTGATCATTGACCTGCGCACCAATCCGGGCGGGTCACTGGCCGATGTGAATAAAATGATCGGCTACTTCGTAAAATCCGGACCGGCGGTACAGGTTAAAAACCGCAGCGATCAGAGCCAGCAATTAATGGATAATAATGATTCTGACGCGGTGCTCTACAATGGCCCCATGATCGTTATGGTCAATGAATTCAGTGCTTCTGCCTCTGAAATCTTTGCAGCGGCCATGCAGGATTATCATCGTGCCATTATTGTCGGCTCCACCTCTACCTATGGTAAGGGAACGGTGCAGACCCAGCTACCACTGGGTAAGCCCAATGCCAATGGGATGCCTGAATTCGGCGGTCTCAAATTAACGGTTGAGAAATTCTACCGTATCGACGGTGGCTCAACCCAGCTGAAAGGCGTTTCTTCGGATATTGTTCTGCCTGATCTGCTAGAATCTGTTAAAGCCAGGGAGAAAGACAATCCTACCGCTATGCCCTGGGATAAGATCAATCCGGCTACCTATGTGATCTGGCAGCCACCCTATAATGCAGATTCAGTCATTGCAAGAGCCAATCAGAGAATCCGGCAAAATCCGGTTTTCAACGCCATTAACCAGACTAATATCTGGATGGATGCCAATGAAAACCGTCCGGTCAGCCTGAACCTGAAAAAATACAGGGAAGACCAGGAGAAAATCCGAAAAATGTTCGACAAAGATGATAAAGGCGTTAAACTGAAAGATCCTTTATCCATCACTGTTATGTCGGTAGATCACAAACAATATCTGGAAAATCCCGATAAAACAAAAGCAGATTTCTATTCAAGATGGAAAACGGATGTATCTAAGGATGTATACATTAAAGAAACCGCAAAAATCATGACTGACATGATCAGTCAACAAAAATACTTTGCGTCTTCGGATTTTGGTCAGATCAAAAAATAACAGAGGCATTTTCAAAAAAGGGCAGCCGGATTACCGACTGCCCTTTTTTATTGCCATTTTGTTATAAGCCCTCCTGTACAGTCTTTGAGGAGCGCAAATATTTGCACAATTGGATTTTTCAGGTTAGGTTTGCTAACAATACAAAACCGCATTTAGATGAAGTCTATTAATTGGAAACAGGTTTTTCCTCATTTGATCGCCATTCT containing:
- a CDS encoding O-methyltransferase, translating into MFSKYTLVRKYLQYRKNALNGKGHGIHSPFVYSFVREVLRDKRNYPCYQPLAALRRILKTDQRSVEVEDFGAGSRVISNRSRRIGDIARSSLKPKKYSRLLFRMVQQWQPGTILELGTCFGVTTAYLANGNKNAQVFTMEGAPAIAEVARHNFSELQLSNIELIEGNFDDQLSGLIDRLRSEKRHLDFVFIDGNHRKEPTLRYFQELLPLVRENSVIVFDDIHWSAGMEEAWEEIKSRPEVTLSIDLFFIGIVFFRNENKVKQDFIIEF
- a CDS encoding TonB-dependent receptor domain-containing protein produces the protein MKFITAALLLATTLASTSVFSQQSTATTDIIVSTQKNGTIKGLVTEQESGTPIASASIQVYQDVLDTSSHQVRQLLVGSMISKNDGTFELGNLPTPSKLKLIVAVVGHETYQKVFSLTTDGTPQDLGTIKMVTTSSKLKDVTVNATSDQFFKMGVDRKIFSVAQSLVSTGQTAQEVMAQIPSVDVDLDGNVTLRGGSPQLFIDGKPTTLTLDQIPSDIIDKVELITNPSAKFDASSNGGSIINIVLKKDRKSGYHGGLTAGVDTRGALNFGGDFAFRQGKFNFFARGMHRGRDSKSENSTTRNFLTNDTSIVQTGTSHNTGAFSFYNAGVDFLMDDRNTITLEGRYVKGTFDQEQPQFVDSLAGGDAYSYSRLTSTSGFHFKDMRGELSYKHLFNEDGDHNLTFDARYSNSDNGNYSDLNTGIYNTPDFTDPRIPNILRTTFGDGKRKRYTLDADYVNPITENDKIEAGIRFDSRNSDNSNYQYEDSTGTATGLDGMKLNTRVSSLYSYDEKVLAAYGIWSSRLSEKLAYQLGLRAERYEYSGKNYTIDGKSFTPFSVNYPLNLFPSAFLTYTITDRQDIQASYSRKTDRPSFWQLIPVYDYSDPYNIRVGNSNLKPEFTNLFELNYNIRYGTNSNFLMSAYMRQTMDMITRYQYIDSKIDPSNDSTIVNSYINANTSYTYGLELTDKMTLFKMWDLTGNINLFNSIINTRSLSGENIRNQRWSWFAKLNNTFKLPAGFSVQVSGDYHAKTVLPNGDGNRRGGFGGSNLGTAQGYISPYYRIDAAVKKDWKWGEGNSLSLTASIGDIFGTSKHDSYSRTAITEEYSSRFRTPRIVRFTLSWRFGQIDKSLFKRKAQSGPEGQGGDGGGDMGGQGGDMGGGM
- a CDS encoding carboxy terminal-processing peptidase; this translates as MMSKKALPVFALVLMGGILGALSCRGSNENDTLTRQQQLLVGLGMIIEQRHYSPKTIDDNFSKEIFDKFLSSLDAEKNIFLKSDIEKLSVYKTSIDDEIHGRAAMEFYPTAIGIFQQRIAQLKPLYHQILSKPFDFTKEAMYQPVSDSLDYPVDTTAAKEAWRERLKYRTLVAYNDLLSQKAKAKPTDSLAKKSDATLEKEARETVKSYYDRYFDKRFNPKTFNATQQFSLFVNTITHEMDPHSDYMPPLDQREFNEEMSNRFYGIGALLMEKNGQISIESVIAGGAAWKSKKISNGDIILKVATGDAPLMDLSGYEVTEAVKFIRGAKGSTVRLQIKKASDGTVETVSLIREEVKLDQAAAKSLIINENNNKIGYLSLPQFYADFQDDKGARSATDVAKEIKKLKAAGINGLIIDLRTNPGGSLADVNKMIGYFVKSGPAVQVKNRSDQSQQLMDNNDSDAVLYNGPMIVMVNEFSASASEIFAAAMQDYHRAIIVGSTSTYGKGTVQTQLPLGKPNANGMPEFGGLKLTVEKFYRIDGGSTQLKGVSSDIVLPDLLESVKAREKDNPTAMPWDKINPATYVIWQPPYNADSVIARANQRIRQNPVFNAINQTNIWMDANENRPVSLNLKKYREDQEKIRKMFDKDDKGVKLKDPLSITVMSVDHKQYLENPDKTKADFYSRWKTDVSKDVYIKETAKIMTDMISQQKYFASSDFGQIKK